Proteins from a single region of Dermacentor albipictus isolate Rhodes 1998 colony unplaced genomic scaffold, USDA_Dalb.pri_finalv2 scaffold_20, whole genome shotgun sequence:
- the LOC135920049 gene encoding uncharacterized protein, giving the protein MPVRISLLAAVDTLKAAWMELTAECIENCFRKAGFMGPGTEDAIDHPPEGRSYQDLWQRVVDTQLAGPDVAWDDFVSAHDDADIAEPCTDEAIVREMRALPDCPEIDEDGDEDAALPPLAVNASSAIGYIASLKELVCCRGLGDEHITALEKLEMAVMRSALKKQTCITGFFQK; this is encoded by the coding sequence ATGCCAGTTCGCATCAGCTTGCTTGCCGCCGTGGACACGTTGAAAGCGGCGTGGATGGAACTCACCGCGGAGTGCATAGAAAATTGCTTCCGCAAGGCGGGTTTTATGGGCCCAGGCACCGAGGACGCCATAGATCACCCACCGGAAGGCCGGTCGTACCAGGACTTGTGGCAACGCGTCGTTGACACGCAGCTGGCCGGACCTGACGTTGCCTGGGACGATTTCGTTTCTGCTCATGACGACGCCGACATTGCGGAGCCATGCACTGACGAAGCTATTGTGCGTGAAATGCGAGCCCTTCCTGACTGCCCAGAGATCGACGAGGACGGTGACGAGGATGCTGCTCTACCACCGCTTGCTGTGAACGCTTCAAGCGCGATCGGTTACATCGCGTCGCTTAAGGAACTCGTGTGCTGCAGAGGCCTTGGCGATGAACATATCACCGCGCTGGAAAAATTAGAAATGGCAGTGATGCGATCAGCTTTGAAGAAGCAGACGTGCATCACGGgcttttttcaaaaataa